The proteins below are encoded in one region of Helianthus annuus cultivar XRQ/B chromosome 2, HanXRQr2.0-SUNRISE, whole genome shotgun sequence:
- the LOC110911775 gene encoding uncharacterized protein LOC110911775, with amino-acid sequence MEFNFNFNNIKQTETTQQEESQTLIPNNDDNDNDEIGYYGTGVTTVKVVEYMLSSMSNELLRKFPDNSAFDFDYTQSAIWSPLVPHPSKPSSPVRPLKQGKLLFDEEETETDAGNVNDTKFDSCMFNCFKIGNEFCGNKIVGVKKRGMRNRGFGQLGLNCLNSGNVSVDSGCSSPIRVKGWKKVLKAASKQFKKTMKKKDSGVHLKLSSNGFSKISY; translated from the exons ATGGAGTTCAACTTCAACTTCAACAACATCAAACAAACCGAAACCACCCAACAAGAAGAATCACAAACCCTCATACCCAACAACGACGACAACGACAACGACGAGATCGGCTACTACGGCACAGGAGTTACAACAGTGAAGGTAGTGGAATACATGCTTTCATCAATGTCGAACGAGCTTCTACGCAAGTTCCCCGATAACTCGGCTTTCGATTTCGACTACACCCAGAGCGCGATCTGGTCGCCGTTGGTCCCTCACCCGTCGAAACCCTCGTCCCCTGTTCGGCCTTTGAAACAGGGGAAGCTTTTGTTCGATGAAGAAGAGACAGAGACCGATGCGGGTAATGTTAACGACACGAAATTCGACTCGTGTATGTTCAATTGCTTCAAAATTGGTAACGAATTTTGTGGAAACAAGATTGTGGGGGTGAAGAAAAGGGGGATGAGAAACAGGGGATTTGGTCAATTGGGGTTGAATTGTTTGAATTCGGGGAATGTGAGTGTGGATTCGGGGTGTTCTTCGCCGATTCGGGTTAAG GGGTGGAAGAAGGTGTTGAAAGCAGCATCGAAGCAGTTTAAGAAgacgatgaagaagaaagatTCTGGTGTGCATCTAAAGCTTTCATCcaatggattttctaaaatttcttattGA